CCGCTTTGCGGACCCCAGCTCGCCAGCTCGGGCGGCACGTGCAGCACCCACAGGAGGTCCCTTTGCGTATCTAGATCATTCCGCCCACGCGGGCGCCTGTGAAGGCGCACAGACGTTCCCGTGACTCGTTCTTCGGCAGCTTTCGAAGCAGCTGACCCATACTCACTGTTGCCAAATCACCGTTTTGCGTTGGGGGCAACCGTTAGGGGCGGCGTTAGGGTACGGTGTGACCCAGCGCAAAAAAAGGCTAGCGAAATCAATTCTAAAGCTAACGCACCGAATGTTGGCTGGGGAACCTGGATTCGAACCAAGACAAACAGAGTCAGAGTCTGTTGTGCTACCGTTACACCATTCCCCAACGGAATAGTCGAACAAATTCAATAACTTCCTGATTTGTTCGACTGTCGCCGGAAGCGCGGTGGCGCAAATCACGGCTCAGGCGTGGCAGGGTTCTACCCGCTCGTCCCCGGGCTGGCAAGCGCTCCCGTGGATTGCCCCTCTCCTCAACAGCGGAAGGGGGAAGAAGAGAGGCCACGTCGTCTGCGACGGCGAAAACGCCGCCGGACTTCGCGCGCTGGCGAGCATCATTATGGAAGAGATTTCGAGACTTATATCGTCAACGCGCCCTGCCGAACCTGATCTCCCTTGAGAAAATCCGTGCTCATATTTTTGCTGCTGGTCGTCGTGCCGATCGGGATTTCGGCCGCTCGATATTTCTGGGTCGGGGATGGCCGCGGCAACTGGCAGACCGCAGATCGTTCCAGCGCCGGCCTGCTGCCTCCCGCCGCCTCGCATCCGGACGCCCTGATCCGAGTCTACGCCGCACGAACGGTCCGATGGCGAAGCATATTCGCGGTCCACACCTGGATCGTCGTCAAGGAGAAGGACGCGGCAAGTTACAGTCGTTATGACTACACGGCTTGGGGGGAACCGATCCGGAGCAATGGTTTCGTCCCCGACGGCCGCTGGTTCGGGGCCATGCCGGAAACAGTCGTCGCCATCGACGGCGCCAAGGCGGAATCGCTGATTCCCAAGATCCGATACGTCGTCGAGAACTACAGATTTCGGACCTATGGCGATTACAGCGCTTGGCCGGGTCCGAATTCGAACACCTTCGTTCAAGCCGCTTTGGACGCCGTGCCCGAGCTTCGGGCGGTTCTGCCGCCGACTGCCGTCGGCAAGGACTATCCCTATTCCGGACGATGGATCGGCTTGACCGCCTCCCGCACCGGCTTCTACGCCTCGCTCTCCGGCTACCTCGGCCTCACGCTCGGCTGGGTCGAAGGTCTCGAGATCAACTTCTTCGGCGCCGTGCTCGGGTTCGACCTTCGACGCCCCGCGGTGAAGCTGCCCGGCATCGGCCGTCTTGGTGTTGCTGCCGGCCTGTGAGGCCCGCCGAAACGATGCCTCGCTAGACGACGGTGCGATCGAAGTCGGCTGCGATCCGGGTATTCGGAAAGATCGCCACGGCCTCCGCAAGGACCTCGCCGTCCTCATAGCGGCCCGACTGATGCGTGAGCACGAGCTGTTCGACACGGCTCGCGGCCGCCAAGGCAGCCGCATCGCGCGCAGTCAGATGTCCATAGTCGCGCGCGGTCGAAGAGTCGCGATCGAGGAAGGTCGCCTCGATCACCAGCATGTCGGCGTCAGCGACGTATTGCGACAGGCCATCGATGGTTTCGGCGTCGCCGATCACGACGAGCCTCTTGCCGCCGCTCGGCGGGCCCAGGACGTCTTCCGGGTCGATCGTTCGATCGGCGATCACGACCGGCCGTCCTGCAGCCAGCTCGCCGCGCACGGGACCATCCGGGACGCCAAGGGCTGCGAGGCGATCGGGCCGAAGGTGGCGACGTGCGGGGCTTTGGAGCACGAAGCCAAAGCTGTCGGTGTCGCGGTGGCGGACCGGAAAGCAGGCGATGGTGAAGTCACCGGCGTCGATGACCTGTCCCTCGGTCAGGGCAGCGAATCCGACCGCGATCGGCGCCCTGCCCGCGCCCCAAAGGCCTGCGAGCATCCGGATGACGATGTCGAGCGTACCCTGCCCGCCATGAATCGTCATCACGTCGGCGCTCTGCCGCAAGCCCAGCGTTGAAAACAGGCCGGGGATGCCGAGCACGTGGTCGAGATGAGCGTGCGTCAGCAGGATGCGATCGAGTCGCCGAAAACCGGCGCCACTGCGCAGCAGCTGGCGCTGCGTGCCCTCGCCGCAATCGACCAGGATGCGCTTGCCCGCGGCTTCCACCAGGAGCGCCGGATGGTTGCGTTCCACCGAGGGAACGCTGGCCGAGGTCCCGAGAAATGTCAGGGCGAACATGTCGTCACGTGTCCGGCGGTGGACGGTCTCACCGCCCCCAATGCCACGTGAGCAGCAGCGCGTACAGGCCCAT
The nucleotide sequence above comes from Bradyrhizobium sp. NDS-1. Encoded proteins:
- a CDS encoding ribonuclease Z yields the protein MFALTFLGTSASVPSVERNHPALLVEAAGKRILVDCGEGTQRQLLRSGAGFRRLDRILLTHAHLDHVLGIPGLFSTLGLRQSADVMTIHGGQGTLDIVIRMLAGLWGAGRAPIAVGFAALTEGQVIDAGDFTIACFPVRHRDTDSFGFVLQSPARRHLRPDRLAALGVPDGPVRGELAAGRPVVIADRTIDPEDVLGPPSGGKRLVVIGDAETIDGLSQYVADADMLVIEATFLDRDSSTARDYGHLTARDAAALAAASRVEQLVLTHQSGRYEDGEVLAEAVAIFPNTRIAADFDRTVV
- a CDS encoding DUF3750 domain-containing protein, which codes for MLIFLLLVVVPIGISAARYFWVGDGRGNWQTADRSSAGLLPPAASHPDALIRVYAARTVRWRSIFAVHTWIVVKEKDAASYSRYDYTAWGEPIRSNGFVPDGRWFGAMPETVVAIDGAKAESLIPKIRYVVENYRFRTYGDYSAWPGPNSNTFVQAALDAVPELRAVLPPTAVGKDYPYSGRWIGLTASRTGFYASLSGYLGLTLGWVEGLEINFFGAVLGFDLRRPAVKLPGIGRLGVAAGL